Proteins encoded together in one Astatotilapia calliptera chromosome 7, fAstCal1.2, whole genome shotgun sequence window:
- the c7h2orf42 gene encoding uncharacterized protein C2orf42 homolog isoform X1, with protein METEVCSFSSVLSTPTSQTLTSQANLAAKQRDSRKSSAATPAFLSNLGRATLRGIRKCPQCGVYNGTRGLSCKNKACGVSLRNASSTGRSSRKCAVEVVKVIIDSEVRGGKEQEGQGVLGSGSGGGVQVFSVCHRGRGVTGTQCGFVELVPTDTAIATGDGPTLLTRINLGRCFLPSCKQGQRSNQGESPAAKQSSESLCVHIKQAIECRSCATPLTFKSSVLEGLKASDQVKEELWRLATESPGPLVQRVSKDTLVVKCHTDSHHPLGLLHLTVGAGGPSSEALKSERSIFHCACQVNTRRNKAGVDGAGGSQPPPSSFTLQPCLHFFACVCAFASDEKLASEFSAFLNYASSGLQQKVLGRTISPCEKPLQQAEPVGSHPRAKKLHLDESVSGGLIVILSEKLSTNHCAHRCCSKSAVVLTSLPVLSFSVISCCLCEALSVASLSGVGKEGVSASCPRKAGHRKAPGAGGPKAPGSTQAVDEHTVTMGFHQWLASITERIHLAMHYQCDGKPEPLVYHIPQEFFNALQQRLSLGSKKRRLPNFTTAFVRNDGLPQTSYSKYTWHITNLMQVKRIFDTPELPLEVTQSFVKNADGSYSHFRCPEPPPELESLEGCKSDRPQAIRPMELRTFLKVGAADQKEACPFVIDWIPDVLPRCHVGELRISFEFGHQQSGQPEHGDKTSAAEKGGRNKSDCPQHKLTNTVEILQVVV; from the exons ATGGAAACTGAAGTTTGCTCCTTTTCAAGCGTCCTGTCAACCCCCACTTCACAGACTCTAACCAGTCAGGCCAACCTGGCAGcaaaacagagagacagcagaaaGTCCTCAGCCGCAACTCCTGCCTTCCTCTCCAACCTGGGAAGGGCCACCCTGCGGGGTATTCGCAAGTGTCCTCAGTGTGGGGTCTACAACGGCACCCGTGGGCTCAGCTGCAAGAACAAGGCCTGTGGGGTGTCCCTCCGGAATGCTTCATCCACGGGCAGAAGCAGCAGGAAATGTGCTGTGGAGGTGGTTAAAGTTATAATCGACAGTGAGGTGAGAGGTGGGAAAGAGCAGGAGGGACAAGGGGTCCTGGGCAGTGGCTCAGGCGGAGGTGTGCAGGTGTTCTCGGTATGTCACAGGGGAAGAGGAGTCACAGGCACACAGTGTGGCTTTGTGGAACTCGTTCCCACGGATACTGCGATCGCCACTGGGGATGGCCCCACCCTGCTCACCCGCATCAACCTGGGCCGCTGCTTTTTGCCTTCCTGCAAACAGGGTCAAAGATCGAATCAGGGCGAGTCACCTGCAGCCAAACAGTCCTCCGAGAGCCTCTGTGTCCACATCAAACAAGCCATAGAGTGTCGCAGCTGTGCCACCCCACTGACGTTCAAAAGTTCAGTCCTGGAGGGTTTGAAGGCCTCAGATCAAGTCAAAGAAGAGCTGTGGCGGCTGGCCACGGAGTCTCCGGGGCCCCTGGTGCAGCGCGTTTCTAAAGACACGCTGGTGGTGAAGTGTCACACGGACTCACACCATCCACTGGGGCTGCTGCATCTGACTGTAGGCGCAGGGGGGCCGTCATCAGAGGCTTTGAAGAGCGAGAGAAGCATTTTTCACTGTGCCTGCCAGGTTAACACGAGAAGAAATAAAGCCGGCGTGGACGGAGCAGGCGGCTCTCAGCCGCCTCCCAGCTCTTTCACTTTGCAGCCCTGCCTTCACTTCTTTGCCTGCGTGTGTGCATTTGCAAGCGACGAGAAGCTGGCCTCAGAGTTTTCAGCTTTCCTCAACTACGCCTCCAGCG GCTTGCAGCAAAAAGTTTTGGGTAGAACAATCAGTCCCTGTGAGAAACCTCTGCAGCAGGCTGAACCCGTCGGCTCTCATCCCAGAGCCAAGAAGCTTCACCTGGATGAATCTGTCTCTGGTGGTTTGATCGTAATTCTTTCTGAAAAACTGAGCACAAATCATTGTGCTCATCGATGTTGCTCTAAATCTGCTGTTGTCCTCACTTCTCTTCCTGTCTTATCTTTCTCTGTCATTTCCTGCTGCCTCTGTGAAGCCCTCTCAGTGGCTTCTCTCTCTGGGGTGGGGAAGGAGGGAGTGTCGGCCTCTTGCCCAAGGAAAGCTGGTCACAGGAAAGCCCCTGGTGCTGGTGGGCCGAAGGCTCCAG GGAGCACTCAGGCCGTGGATGAGCATACGGTGACGATGGGCTTTCATCAGTGGCTGGCGAGTATCACAGAGAGGATCCACCTGGCCATGCACTACCAGTGTGATG gGAAGCCAGAGCCTCTGGTCTACCACATTCCTCAGGAGTTCTTCAACGCTCTGCAGCAGCGTCTGTCGCTCGGATCCAAGAAGAGGAGACTGCCTAACTTCACAACAG CATTTGTGAGAAACGATGGACTTCCTCAGACCTCTTACTCCAAGTACACCTGGCACATCACCAATCTGATGCAGGTCAAACGCATCTTTGACACTCCTGAG CTGCCGCTGGAGGTCACTCAGAGTTTTGTGAAAAACGCAGACGGTTCGTACTCACATTTTCGCTGCCCCGAGCCTCCGCCTGAGTTGGAATCACTAGAAGGATGCAAGTCAGATCGGCCGCAGGCGATACGACCAATGGAGCTCCGCACCTTCCTCAAAGTCG GAGCAGCAGATCAGAAGGAGGCCTGCCCGTTTGTGATTGACTGGATCCCAGACGTTCTCCCTCGCTGTCACGTGGGAGAGCTCAGGATCAGCTTTGAATTTGGCCACCAACAGAGCGGCCAGCCCGAACACGGCGACAAAACGAGCGCAGCAGAGAAAGG
- the c7h2orf42 gene encoding uncharacterized protein C2orf42 homolog isoform X2, protein METEVCSFSSVLSTPTSQTLTSQANLAAKQRDSRKSSAATPAFLSNLGRATLRGIRKCPQCGVYNGTRGLSCKNKACGVSLRNASSTGRSSRKCAVEVVKVIIDSEVRGGKEQEGQGVLGSGSGGGVQVFSVCHRGRGVTGTQCGFVELVPTDTAIATGDGPTLLTRINLGRCFLPSCKQGQRSNQGESPAAKQSSESLCVHIKQAIECRSCATPLTFKSSVLEGLKASDQVKEELWRLATESPGPLVQRVSKDTLVVKCHTDSHHPLGLLHLTVGAGGPSSEALKSERSIFHCACQVNTRRNKAGVDGAGGSQPPPSSFTLQPCLHFFACVCAFASDEKLASEFSAFLNYASSGLQQKVLGRTISPCEKPLQQAEPVGSHPRAKKLHLDESVSALSVASLSGVGKEGVSASCPRKAGHRKAPGAGGPKAPGSTQAVDEHTVTMGFHQWLASITERIHLAMHYQCDGKPEPLVYHIPQEFFNALQQRLSLGSKKRRLPNFTTAFVRNDGLPQTSYSKYTWHITNLMQVKRIFDTPELPLEVTQSFVKNADGSYSHFRCPEPPPELESLEGCKSDRPQAIRPMELRTFLKVGAADQKEACPFVIDWIPDVLPRCHVGELRISFEFGHQQSGQPEHGDKTSAAEKGGRNKSDCPQHKLTNTVEILQVVV, encoded by the exons ATGGAAACTGAAGTTTGCTCCTTTTCAAGCGTCCTGTCAACCCCCACTTCACAGACTCTAACCAGTCAGGCCAACCTGGCAGcaaaacagagagacagcagaaaGTCCTCAGCCGCAACTCCTGCCTTCCTCTCCAACCTGGGAAGGGCCACCCTGCGGGGTATTCGCAAGTGTCCTCAGTGTGGGGTCTACAACGGCACCCGTGGGCTCAGCTGCAAGAACAAGGCCTGTGGGGTGTCCCTCCGGAATGCTTCATCCACGGGCAGAAGCAGCAGGAAATGTGCTGTGGAGGTGGTTAAAGTTATAATCGACAGTGAGGTGAGAGGTGGGAAAGAGCAGGAGGGACAAGGGGTCCTGGGCAGTGGCTCAGGCGGAGGTGTGCAGGTGTTCTCGGTATGTCACAGGGGAAGAGGAGTCACAGGCACACAGTGTGGCTTTGTGGAACTCGTTCCCACGGATACTGCGATCGCCACTGGGGATGGCCCCACCCTGCTCACCCGCATCAACCTGGGCCGCTGCTTTTTGCCTTCCTGCAAACAGGGTCAAAGATCGAATCAGGGCGAGTCACCTGCAGCCAAACAGTCCTCCGAGAGCCTCTGTGTCCACATCAAACAAGCCATAGAGTGTCGCAGCTGTGCCACCCCACTGACGTTCAAAAGTTCAGTCCTGGAGGGTTTGAAGGCCTCAGATCAAGTCAAAGAAGAGCTGTGGCGGCTGGCCACGGAGTCTCCGGGGCCCCTGGTGCAGCGCGTTTCTAAAGACACGCTGGTGGTGAAGTGTCACACGGACTCACACCATCCACTGGGGCTGCTGCATCTGACTGTAGGCGCAGGGGGGCCGTCATCAGAGGCTTTGAAGAGCGAGAGAAGCATTTTTCACTGTGCCTGCCAGGTTAACACGAGAAGAAATAAAGCCGGCGTGGACGGAGCAGGCGGCTCTCAGCCGCCTCCCAGCTCTTTCACTTTGCAGCCCTGCCTTCACTTCTTTGCCTGCGTGTGTGCATTTGCAAGCGACGAGAAGCTGGCCTCAGAGTTTTCAGCTTTCCTCAACTACGCCTCCAGCG GCTTGCAGCAAAAAGTTTTGGGTAGAACAATCAGTCCCTGTGAGAAACCTCTGCAGCAGGCTGAACCCGTCGGCTCTCATCCCAGAGCCAAGAAGCTTCACCTGGATGAATCTGTCTCTG CCCTCTCAGTGGCTTCTCTCTCTGGGGTGGGGAAGGAGGGAGTGTCGGCCTCTTGCCCAAGGAAAGCTGGTCACAGGAAAGCCCCTGGTGCTGGTGGGCCGAAGGCTCCAG GGAGCACTCAGGCCGTGGATGAGCATACGGTGACGATGGGCTTTCATCAGTGGCTGGCGAGTATCACAGAGAGGATCCACCTGGCCATGCACTACCAGTGTGATG gGAAGCCAGAGCCTCTGGTCTACCACATTCCTCAGGAGTTCTTCAACGCTCTGCAGCAGCGTCTGTCGCTCGGATCCAAGAAGAGGAGACTGCCTAACTTCACAACAG CATTTGTGAGAAACGATGGACTTCCTCAGACCTCTTACTCCAAGTACACCTGGCACATCACCAATCTGATGCAGGTCAAACGCATCTTTGACACTCCTGAG CTGCCGCTGGAGGTCACTCAGAGTTTTGTGAAAAACGCAGACGGTTCGTACTCACATTTTCGCTGCCCCGAGCCTCCGCCTGAGTTGGAATCACTAGAAGGATGCAAGTCAGATCGGCCGCAGGCGATACGACCAATGGAGCTCCGCACCTTCCTCAAAGTCG GAGCAGCAGATCAGAAGGAGGCCTGCCCGTTTGTGATTGACTGGATCCCAGACGTTCTCCCTCGCTGTCACGTGGGAGAGCTCAGGATCAGCTTTGAATTTGGCCACCAACAGAGCGGCCAGCCCGAACACGGCGACAAAACGAGCGCAGCAGAGAAAGG
- the c7h2orf42 gene encoding uncharacterized protein C2orf42 homolog isoform X3, with amino-acid sequence METEVCSFSSVLSTPTSQTLTSQANLAAKQRDSRKSSAATPAFLSNLGRATLRGIRKCPQCGVYNGTRGLSCKNKACGVSLRNASSTGRSSRKCAVEVVKVIIDSEVRGGKEQEGQGVLGSGSGGGVQVFSVCHRGRGVTGTQCGFVELVPTDTAIATGDGPTLLTRINLGRCFLPSCKQGQRSNQGESPAAKQSSESLCVHIKQAIECRSCATPLTFKSSVLEGLKASDQVKEELWRLATESPGPLVQRVSKDTLVVKCHTDSHHPLGLLHLTVGAGGPSSEALKSERSIFHCACQVNTRRNKAGVDGAGGSQPPPSSFTLQPCLHFFACVCAFASDEKLASEFSAFLNYASSGLQQKVLGRTISPCEKPLQQAEPVGSHPRAKKLHLDESVSGSTQAVDEHTVTMGFHQWLASITERIHLAMHYQCDGKPEPLVYHIPQEFFNALQQRLSLGSKKRRLPNFTTAFVRNDGLPQTSYSKYTWHITNLMQVKRIFDTPELPLEVTQSFVKNADGSYSHFRCPEPPPELESLEGCKSDRPQAIRPMELRTFLKVGAADQKEACPFVIDWIPDVLPRCHVGELRISFEFGHQQSGQPEHGDKTSAAEKGGRNKSDCPQHKLTNTVEILQVVV; translated from the exons ATGGAAACTGAAGTTTGCTCCTTTTCAAGCGTCCTGTCAACCCCCACTTCACAGACTCTAACCAGTCAGGCCAACCTGGCAGcaaaacagagagacagcagaaaGTCCTCAGCCGCAACTCCTGCCTTCCTCTCCAACCTGGGAAGGGCCACCCTGCGGGGTATTCGCAAGTGTCCTCAGTGTGGGGTCTACAACGGCACCCGTGGGCTCAGCTGCAAGAACAAGGCCTGTGGGGTGTCCCTCCGGAATGCTTCATCCACGGGCAGAAGCAGCAGGAAATGTGCTGTGGAGGTGGTTAAAGTTATAATCGACAGTGAGGTGAGAGGTGGGAAAGAGCAGGAGGGACAAGGGGTCCTGGGCAGTGGCTCAGGCGGAGGTGTGCAGGTGTTCTCGGTATGTCACAGGGGAAGAGGAGTCACAGGCACACAGTGTGGCTTTGTGGAACTCGTTCCCACGGATACTGCGATCGCCACTGGGGATGGCCCCACCCTGCTCACCCGCATCAACCTGGGCCGCTGCTTTTTGCCTTCCTGCAAACAGGGTCAAAGATCGAATCAGGGCGAGTCACCTGCAGCCAAACAGTCCTCCGAGAGCCTCTGTGTCCACATCAAACAAGCCATAGAGTGTCGCAGCTGTGCCACCCCACTGACGTTCAAAAGTTCAGTCCTGGAGGGTTTGAAGGCCTCAGATCAAGTCAAAGAAGAGCTGTGGCGGCTGGCCACGGAGTCTCCGGGGCCCCTGGTGCAGCGCGTTTCTAAAGACACGCTGGTGGTGAAGTGTCACACGGACTCACACCATCCACTGGGGCTGCTGCATCTGACTGTAGGCGCAGGGGGGCCGTCATCAGAGGCTTTGAAGAGCGAGAGAAGCATTTTTCACTGTGCCTGCCAGGTTAACACGAGAAGAAATAAAGCCGGCGTGGACGGAGCAGGCGGCTCTCAGCCGCCTCCCAGCTCTTTCACTTTGCAGCCCTGCCTTCACTTCTTTGCCTGCGTGTGTGCATTTGCAAGCGACGAGAAGCTGGCCTCAGAGTTTTCAGCTTTCCTCAACTACGCCTCCAGCG GCTTGCAGCAAAAAGTTTTGGGTAGAACAATCAGTCCCTGTGAGAAACCTCTGCAGCAGGCTGAACCCGTCGGCTCTCATCCCAGAGCCAAGAAGCTTCACCTGGATGAATCTGTCTCTG GGAGCACTCAGGCCGTGGATGAGCATACGGTGACGATGGGCTTTCATCAGTGGCTGGCGAGTATCACAGAGAGGATCCACCTGGCCATGCACTACCAGTGTGATG gGAAGCCAGAGCCTCTGGTCTACCACATTCCTCAGGAGTTCTTCAACGCTCTGCAGCAGCGTCTGTCGCTCGGATCCAAGAAGAGGAGACTGCCTAACTTCACAACAG CATTTGTGAGAAACGATGGACTTCCTCAGACCTCTTACTCCAAGTACACCTGGCACATCACCAATCTGATGCAGGTCAAACGCATCTTTGACACTCCTGAG CTGCCGCTGGAGGTCACTCAGAGTTTTGTGAAAAACGCAGACGGTTCGTACTCACATTTTCGCTGCCCCGAGCCTCCGCCTGAGTTGGAATCACTAGAAGGATGCAAGTCAGATCGGCCGCAGGCGATACGACCAATGGAGCTCCGCACCTTCCTCAAAGTCG GAGCAGCAGATCAGAAGGAGGCCTGCCCGTTTGTGATTGACTGGATCCCAGACGTTCTCCCTCGCTGTCACGTGGGAGAGCTCAGGATCAGCTTTGAATTTGGCCACCAACAGAGCGGCCAGCCCGAACACGGCGACAAAACGAGCGCAGCAGAGAAAGG